A part of Acipenser ruthenus chromosome 12, fAciRut3.2 maternal haplotype, whole genome shotgun sequence genomic DNA contains:
- the LOC131740098 gene encoding uncharacterized protein LOC131740098, giving the protein MDRDALAELLQALESRRDAEERRREERYTALIERVGLAVAAVTTPTTTPVMSPPKARAMKMSAEDDPEAYLVAFERLATAAAWPREFWASQLGPCLIGEAQAAYQAMSDQHATEYDLVKQAILRRLNITTETHRARFREYRRAPETRPRVVAERLCDHMVHWLTPGKKTVQQMGEAIVVEQFCHVVGAETQAWIRRHNPDTLEEAVKLAEDFEDSLTSARIGILSAPALRSSRALSPSPPTSSPPPPSFQGPRPPRAPTPLGPLASPPWRSRLAPSWGRGAAPAPLPYQQRDRFLTHAPSVPPICFRCHQPGHLARSCPAAMECDVAACNWAPETDS; this is encoded by the coding sequence atggaccgcgacgcgctggcggagctgctgcaggcactggagagcagacgggacgcagaggagagaaggagggaggagcgctatacagcgctcattgaacgggtaggactgGCCGTGGCTGCGGTAACGACCCCGACTACAACACCGGTGATGTCGCCCCCAaaggcacgggcgatgaagatgtcggcggaggatgacccggaggcgtacttggtggcattcgagcggctggctaccgcggcggcttggccgcgggagttctgggccagccaattgggaccctgcctgattggggaggctcaggcagcttaccaggccaTGAGTGACCagcacgccaccgagtatgacctggtcaagcaggctatcctccgccgactcaacattactaccgagacccaccgggcgcggtttcgggagtaccggagagccccggagacacgccccagggtggttgcggagaggttgtgcgaccacatggtgcattggctgacccccgggaagaagaccgtccagcagatgggggaagccattgtggtagaacagttctgccatgtggtcggcgccgaaacccaggcgtggatacggcgccacaaccccgacaccctggaggaggcggtcaaattggccgaagattttgaggactccctgacctctgcccggatcgggatcctgtccgcccctgcccttcggagcagccgcgctctctctccctctcctccaacatcatcgccaccacccccctcgttccagggacccagacctcccagagcaccgaccccattgggcccccttgcctcccccccatggagatcaaggttggcccccagctggggtagaggtgctgcccctgccccgttgccataccagcagcgggacagatttctaacccatgccccctctgtccctcctatctgttttaggtgccaccagccgggacatctggccaggtcatgccccgctgccatggagtgtgacgtggccgcgtgcaattgggcacctgagactg